In the genome of Paracoccus tegillarcae, one region contains:
- the ubiB gene encoding 2-polyprenylphenol 6-hydroxylase, giving the protein MRGPHNIWRLIRTGATFERSGAMGVALDAVEAPPRVRMAARVLGWPFRWLGYKGDPNLPPVTRAITALGPAYIKFGQILSTRADVVGTELADQLRMLQDKLPPFPTETARRIIQTELHQPVEAIFAEFSEPVAAASIAQVHRARLHATDQDVAVKILRPDIEAAFRRDIDAFHLAASLIERLSPASRRLRPRDVVNHFESVVTGELDLRLEAASASEFFENTKDDPGLDLPLPDWQLSSRRVLISDWAEGIPLGDRDAIVAAGHDTVDLGRRVIQMFLQHALRDGFFHADMHHGNLKVAANGDLIVYDFGIMGEIDEYTRRVYAEILMGFIQRDYRRVARVHFEAGYVPRDRDEAAFARALRAVGEPIFGANASKISMASLLSYLFEVTERFGMQTRTELILLQRTMVVVEGVARSLDPQLNIWESARPVVTDYIRDNLGPRAIANDAKRIAQTISRYAPLLPEVVEQALWDRAHRAEIEAEKAAPRKRMPTWVAGTLFALIGLSLGLAIG; this is encoded by the coding sequence ATGCGCGGCCCACACAATATCTGGCGCCTGATCCGCACGGGCGCGACCTTCGAACGCAGCGGTGCGATGGGCGTCGCGCTGGATGCCGTCGAGGCCCCGCCGCGCGTCCGCATGGCCGCCCGCGTGCTGGGCTGGCCGTTCCGCTGGCTGGGCTACAAGGGTGACCCGAACCTGCCGCCGGTCACCCGCGCCATCACCGCGCTTGGGCCGGCCTATATCAAGTTCGGCCAGATCCTTTCGACCCGCGCCGATGTGGTCGGGACCGAGCTGGCAGACCAGCTGCGCATGTTGCAGGACAAGCTGCCGCCCTTTCCGACCGAGACCGCGCGCCGGATCATCCAGACCGAGCTGCACCAGCCGGTCGAGGCGATCTTTGCCGAATTTTCCGAACCCGTCGCCGCCGCCTCGATTGCGCAGGTTCACCGCGCCCGGCTGCATGCGACGGATCAGGATGTCGCGGTCAAGATCTTGCGCCCCGATATCGAGGCTGCCTTTCGCCGCGACATCGACGCCTTTCACCTTGCGGCATCGCTGATCGAACGGCTCTCGCCCGCCAGTCGCCGCCTGCGCCCCCGTGACGTGGTCAATCATTTCGAATCGGTCGTGACCGGCGAGCTGGACCTGCGGCTAGAGGCAGCCTCTGCGTCGGAATTCTTTGAAAACACCAAGGATGATCCGGGGCTGGATTTGCCGTTGCCCGACTGGCAGCTGTCCTCGCGCCGGGTCCTCATCAGCGATTGGGCCGAAGGCATCCCGCTTGGTGACCGCGATGCGATCGTCGCCGCCGGTCACGACACGGTCGATCTGGGCCGCCGGGTCATCCAGATGTTCCTGCAGCATGCGCTGCGCGACGGTTTCTTTCACGCCGACATGCATCACGGCAACCTCAAGGTCGCCGCGAATGGCGATCTGATCGTCTATGATTTCGGCATCATGGGCGAGATCGACGAATATACCCGCCGCGTCTATGCCGAGATCCTGATGGGCTTCATCCAGCGGGATTATCGCCGCGTCGCGCGCGTGCATTTCGAGGCCGGCTATGTTCCCCGCGACCGCGACGAGGCCGCCTTTGCCCGCGCCTTGCGTGCCGTGGGCGAGCCGATCTTCGGCGCCAATGCCAGCAAGATATCGATGGCCAGCCTGCTGTCCTATCTGTTCGAGGTCACCGAACGTTTCGGGATGCAGACGCGGACCGAGCTTATCCTTCTGCAACGCACCATGGTGGTGGTAGAAGGGGTCGCGCGATCGCTGGATCCACAGTTGAACATCTGGGAATCCGCGCGCCCCGTTGTCACGGATTATATCCGCGACAATCTTGGCCCCCGCGCCATCGCAAATGACGCCAAGCGCATCGCCCAGACCATCAGCCGCTACGCCCCGCTGCTGCCCGAGGTGGTAGAACAGGCATTGTGGGACCGCGCCCATCGCGCCGAAATCGAGGCCGAGAAGGCCGCGCCGCGCAAAAGAATGCCAACCTGGGTCGCCGGCACGCTGTTTGCCCTGATCGGCCTCTCTCTGGGCCTGGCGATCGGCTGA
- the ubiE gene encoding bifunctional demethylmenaquinone methyltransferase/2-methoxy-6-polyprenyl-1,4-benzoquinol methylase UbiE: MSDKKTTHFGFQEVDEDAKAGKVHDVFTSVASRYDVMNDLMSVGIHRVWKAAMMDWLAPRNGQRLLDVAGGTGDVAFRFLERAPEAEVTVCDMTEQMLIEGRKRAEAARLAERLDWVTGDAMALPFADNSFDRYTISFGIRNVTRIPDALSEAFRVLRPGGRLMVLEFSQLPVPMAQWAYDRYSFNVIPAMGKAVTGDRDSYQYLVESIRRFPDQEAFAALIRAAGFERVQYRNMTMGVAALHSGWKL; this comes from the coding sequence ATGAGCGATAAGAAAACCACGCATTTCGGCTTTCAGGAAGTGGACGAGGACGCCAAGGCCGGCAAGGTCCATGACGTCTTTACCAGCGTCGCATCGCGCTATGACGTGATGAACGACCTGATGAGCGTGGGCATCCACCGCGTCTGGAAAGCCGCGATGATGGACTGGCTGGCACCGCGAAACGGCCAGCGTTTGCTGGATGTGGCGGGCGGCACGGGCGATGTCGCCTTTCGCTTTCTGGAACGCGCGCCCGAGGCCGAGGTCACCGTCTGCGACATGACCGAACAGATGCTGATCGAAGGCCGCAAACGGGCCGAGGCCGCAAGGCTGGCCGAGCGTCTTGACTGGGTCACGGGCGATGCCATGGCGCTGCCCTTCGCGGATAATTCCTTTGATCGCTATACGATCAGCTTTGGCATCCGCAACGTCACCCGCATTCCCGACGCACTGTCCGAGGCGTTTCGCGTGCTGCGTCCCGGCGGTCGTCTGATGGTGCTGGAATTTTCGCAACTGCCCGTACCTATGGCGCAATGGGCCTATGACCGGTACTCCTTCAACGTGATCCCTGCGATGGGCAAGGCCGTGACCGGTGATCGCGACAGCTATCAATATCTGGTCGAATCGATCCGTCGCTTTCCCGATCAAGAGGCGTTTGCAGCCCTGATCCGCGCCGCCGGTTTCGAGCGTGTGCAATACCGCAACATGACCATGGGCGTCGCCGCGCTGCATTCGGGGTGGAAGCTGTAG